In Rhodospirillales bacterium RIFCSPLOWO2_02_FULL_58_16, a genomic segment contains:
- a CDS encoding 3-dehydroquinate synthase, which translates to MTGRDDIKRPAVDSLRVELGPRSYDIIIGERLLADAGRYMSSLKDVVVVTDSTVAGHYLAAVEESLGDARIRRSSIVLEAGERTKDFDHLRELTDGLLDRGVERTTTLIALGGGVIGDITGFAAAITLRGLPFIQIPTTLLAQVDSSVGGKTGINCRHGKNLIGAFHQPALVLADIKTLDTLTPRDLLAGYAEVVKYGLINDADFFSWLENNAAGMLEGDSAARRHAVLTSCAAKAAIVAEDEREADRRALLNLGHTFGHALEAETGYSGALLHGEAVAVGICLAFSLSERMGLCRPADAERVRRHLDAVGLPTGLGDIAAPSWTADGLIAHMARDKKVRDGKLTLILAHGIGRSFITGEATHNDIHALLKDALIKPRPINII; encoded by the coding sequence ATGACCGGCCGCGATGACATAAAACGGCCGGCTGTTGACAGCCTGAGGGTAGAGCTGGGGCCTCGCAGCTATGATATTATCATCGGGGAGCGTCTGCTGGCCGACGCCGGTCGTTACATGTCCTCGCTGAAGGACGTGGTTGTAGTCACCGATTCGACCGTCGCCGGGCATTATCTGGCGGCGGTGGAAGAGTCCCTGGGCGACGCCCGCATCCGCCGTTCCAGCATCGTTCTTGAGGCCGGCGAGAGGACCAAGGACTTTGACCATCTGCGGGAATTGACGGACGGATTGCTGGACAGAGGCGTGGAGCGGACCACTACCCTGATTGCGCTGGGCGGCGGCGTGATCGGCGATATTACCGGCTTTGCCGCCGCCATCACCTTGCGCGGACTTCCCTTTATCCAGATTCCGACCACCTTGCTGGCTCAGGTTGACAGCTCGGTGGGCGGCAAGACCGGCATCAATTGTCGTCACGGCAAGAATCTGATCGGCGCCTTTCACCAGCCGGCGCTGGTGCTGGCCGACATCAAAACGCTGGACACCCTGACGCCGCGTGATCTGCTTGCCGGATATGCCGAGGTGGTAAAATATGGCTTGATCAACGACGCCGATTTTTTTTCATGGCTGGAAAATAACGCCGCCGGCATGCTTGAAGGCGACAGCGCGGCCAGACGTCACGCCGTTCTGACAAGTTGCGCCGCCAAGGCCGCTATTGTCGCCGAGGACGAGAGGGAAGCGGATCGCCGCGCCCTGCTCAACCTGGGGCACACCTTCGGTCATGCCCTGGAGGCCGAGACCGGCTATTCCGGCGCGTTGCTTCACGGCGAGGCGGTGGCTGTCGGCATTTGTCTGGCCTTTAGTTTATCGGAGCGCATGGGCCTGTGCCGGCCTGCGGATGCCGAGCGCGTACGCAGGCATCTTGACGCCGTAGGCCTGCCGACCGGCCTCGGCGACATCGCCGCTCCGTCGTGGACAGCCGACGGCCTGATCGCCCACATGGCGCGGGACAAGAAGGTCAGGGACGGCAAGCTTACCCTCATTCTGGCTCACGGCATCGGCCGATCTTTTATTACCGGCGAAGCGACGCACAATGATATTCACGCCCTGCTGAAGGACGCTCTTATTAAACCTCGCCCCATCAACATCATTTAG